From one Cynocephalus volans isolate mCynVol1 chromosome X, mCynVol1.pri, whole genome shotgun sequence genomic stretch:
- the LOC134366793 gene encoding ubiquitin-conjugating enzyme E2 D2-like isoform X2, with protein sequence MFRWQATIMGPNNSPYQGGVFFLKIRFPPDYPFKPPSIAFNTRIYHPNINKKGDICLDILRSEWSPVLTVSEVLLSICALLCDPNPDDSLVPEITMIYKNDRRRYERIAQEWTQKYAM encoded by the coding sequence TTCGCTGGCAAGCAACCATAATGGGGCCCAACAACAGCCCCTACCAGGGAGGGGTCTTCTTCTTGAAGATCCGGTTTCCACCCGATTATCCCTTCAAACCGCCCAGCATCGCGTTCAACACCCGCATTTACCACCCGAACAttaacaaaaaaggagacatctGTCTGGACATCCTTAGATCCGAGTGGTCTCCGGTGCTGACCGTGTCCGAAGTGTTGCTGTCCATCTGCGCCTTGTTGTGTGACCCCAACCCAGATGACTCTCTGGTACCAGAAATTACGATGATCTACAAAAATGACAGGAGGAGATATGAAAGGATAGCTCAAGAATGGACTCAGAAATATGCCATGTGA
- the LOC134366793 gene encoding ubiquitin-conjugating enzyme E2 D2-like isoform X1, with product MALKRIQKELLDLAYDPPAQCSAGPVGDDLLRWQATIMGPNNSPYQGGVFFLKIRFPPDYPFKPPSIAFNTRIYHPNINKKGDICLDILRSEWSPVLTVSEVLLSICALLCDPNPDDSLVPEITMIYKNDRRRYERIAQEWTQKYAM from the coding sequence ATGGCTCTCAAGCGCATCCAGAAGGAGCTCCTCGACCTGGCCTACGACCCCCCGGCCCAGTGCTCAGCTGGCCCAGTGGGGGACGATTTGCTTCGCTGGCAAGCAACCATAATGGGGCCCAACAACAGCCCCTACCAGGGAGGGGTCTTCTTCTTGAAGATCCGGTTTCCACCCGATTATCCCTTCAAACCGCCCAGCATCGCGTTCAACACCCGCATTTACCACCCGAACAttaacaaaaaaggagacatctGTCTGGACATCCTTAGATCCGAGTGGTCTCCGGTGCTGACCGTGTCCGAAGTGTTGCTGTCCATCTGCGCCTTGTTGTGTGACCCCAACCCAGATGACTCTCTGGTACCAGAAATTACGATGATCTACAAAAATGACAGGAGGAGATATGAAAGGATAGCTCAAGAATGGACTCAGAAATATGCCATGTGA